Within the Scytonema millei VB511283 genome, the region GTGGGACTGGTACGACGATGATTTGTGGCAGATTCAGAATTTGCAGATTCAGAATTTGTCTCTTCTGACGTGGGTTCCTCCACAACCAGTTTCGCTTCTACCGTAATCTCCTGCGGTTCGGCAGACTTTTGCGCCTCTTCTTTCAATAAATCGGATAGATTTTTTCTCACCATAACTTCCTCCAATCCCTCTCCATTTCGTCGGCGACTTTACGGTAATCTAATTGTGCCTCTTTCGCGTGCTTTCCTCGCCACTGGACGATTGGCACGCCATCTAAAGCTGCTCGTTCGTGGGCTTTATAGGCGCGGATGACAGTCTTGCAAGCTGGAATACCAAGTTCTTTAAGGGTGTTTTGAGCTGCTTGCGCGTCCGTCCAACTGCGAGGATCGACTCGCGTTAGAAGGACGCGATGGGCTACCCCTGATGGTACGACTGCACGTCTGACTGTCTCAACTAGGATAGCTAAATCCATCGGTGCTGGCGGCGTTGGTAACAATAAATAATCTGCCGCTGCGATCGCTGCTGCTAACGATTCTGAGTTGAGCGCTGGTGGCGTATCGACGACGACGAGTTCGTATTCCTCTATTTGCTTCAATTTACCCAATAGTAAGGGATCGGTTTCCTGTACTAAATCGAAATCCATTTTCTGTTCGCCGCGATCGACCCACCAAGAAAAACTGCCTTGAACGTCGGCATCGACCGCTAAGACTTTGTAATGCTCGGCAAGAATTCCTGCCAAAGCCATACTTGTTGTGGTTTTACCCACGCCACCTTTACCATTCGCCACAACAATTATCTTGGGTTGCCGAGCCATTGCGCATCTTTCTAAGGACAAGAATAGATTACCAAATCCGCGTCCCTATTACGGCGATAGATGCCAAAAAGCGATTGTCTTGTCTGCACTACCACTAACTAAAGTTTGTCCATCTCGGCTGAATGCAACCGACCAAACCGGAGCTGAATGTCCTCTTAGGGTAGCTAGCGTCTCTCCTGTAATCAAGTTCCATACCCGAATTGTCTTGTCATCGCTACCTGTCGCAATTTTTTGACCGTCTGGGCTGAAGGCGACAAAATTGACATCAGCTGAATGTCCCGTCAAGGTGCGTATTTCTCGTCCCGTATTGGGATTCCAAATTTTGATCGAGCGATCGTCACTGACGCTTGCCAGTTCTTGACCAGTCGGACTAAAGGCGAGAGAATTAACATCGCCTGTATGCCCTCTGAGGGTGAAAATTTCCTGTCCTGTATGGAAATTCCAGATTTTAATTGTTCTATCTGTACTACTGCTGGCAAGCTTTAAAACATCTGGGCTAATGGCAACGGACAAAACTTCAGCAGCATGACCCCTCAAAGTCCGAAGTTCCTCTCCTGTCTTGAGGTTCCAGATTTTAATTGTTTTGTCATAACTCCCACTAGCAAATTTTTGACCGTCGGGGCTAATGGCAACGGTATCAACATAGCTAGCATGACCCTTGAGGCTACGAAGTTCCCGTCCCGTATTCAAGTTCCAAACTTTGACTGTATTATCTTTACTGCCACTGACTAGAGTTTGACTATCTGGGCTAATAGCGACAGAGTAAACCCAGTTGGTATGACCTTTAAGGGTGTTGAGTTCTCGGCGATCGCTAAAATTCCAAATTTTAATCGTTTTGTCGTCGCTACCACTAGCAAACTTCTGTCCGTCTGGACTGAAATCAATCGTATTAACTTCCCCAGTATGCCCTGCGATCGTAGAGATTCGGTTGAGATACCAATAACCATATCCCACCAATCCTAATAGCAGGATGATACCCCCTGCTAGCAGTCTCTTCTGCAACCGTTGGGGAGGAACAAGCGTGGGCGGCGGGTGAGTGCGATCGCGCTGCAGTCGCTTTCCCGTACTCGATAGCTGTTCTGTAGGGGTAGAATCTGCCCTAATGCTACCAATCTCGCTTGACGGTAGTTGGGTTTCGATTGTTGCTGGGTCAACAGATAACTGGATGCGATCGCTGAAGTCTCGCAGAACTTCATCTGCGTGTTGATAGCGCTGAAGAAAGTCCTTTTGCAGCAGCTTATCTAGAACTCGCTCTAGTTTGTGACTAATTGGCGTTTTGAGATATTGTCGCCAGTCTGTCACCCAGCTATAGCCTTTTTCCGTCCACAGTTGAGATGGATGGATTTGCGTTAGCAGATAAAAGCAAGTGACACCTAAACTGTAGAGATCGCTGGCTGGGTAGGCATCCCCAATATTCATTTGTTCCAGCGAGGCGTAACCAAAGGAGCCGATGCTTGTTCCTGGACTAGCGATCGCCGTTGCCGATAATTGCTTGGAAATGCCAAAATCAATCAGAACTGGTTTACCGTCACTCTGACGACGAATAATGTTTTCTGGCTTGAGATCCCGATGAATCACATGATGGGCGTGGATAAACTGGAGAACTGGCAATAAGTCACTCAATAGTTGCCAAATTTGTTCCTCGCTAAATATTCCGTGTTGCTCGACTTCCTGCTGTAAAGTTTGCCCTACAATCAATTGCTGTACCAAATACAGGTAGTTATCCTGTTCAAAATAGGCGTACAAGGCAGGAATCTGCGGATGTTCCCCTAACTGTTGCAAGCGCTGTGCCTCTTCCTGAAACAGCTCATTTGCCTTTTGCCAAGCTCTGGTTCCTGGAAATTGCGATACCAATTGCTTGACAACACAGGGTTCGTTGAGTTTGTCTGTATCTTCTGCCAAAAAAGTTCTGCCAAACCCGCCGCTACCTAACTGGCGGACGATCTGATAGCGATAGCGCAGCAGCGGCTGGATTTCTTTGCCGCAACTGTGGCAGAAGGGCGTTCCTTTGGGGTTCAAAGGCTTCTGGCAACTAGGGTTGAGGCAGTAACTCATATTCAGCCGCTAATCAACCGTGAAATATTACAATCGGTCGTTCCTCTAAATTATTTATACCGCTTATTTATCCCGCTCTCAGCAGAGCGATCGCCCTTGCAGCCCGAGACACTTTTTTAGCCGCTCAACTCAGCGCTTATTTTCACTCATGTTCGTTTTCGTTAAGATATACCGTGTTGTTCTAATGAATTGTCCGCCAATTTGTATATGGTAACATTTCTTTTTACTAGCGATTATTTTAATCCAAAAAAGATAGATGAAGCCTATCTCGCTCAAGCTACATGTTTGCAAAAATCAGGTTTTTCTACTTTCCCAATTTCTTTATAATTATTAAGTTTTGGTTTAGCAAAAATTACTTCATTACAACCAAACTCACAAGTAATCTATCAAGTTTGGATGCTTTCATCTTCTGATTATAAGTTGTTAATTAAAGATTACGTCAAATCTCTCAAAACTTTCATTGGCTCAATTATTGAAACCCCCTCAGATTCTATTATCGATTTTTCTATATTTATGAAACAAATGCGACAATTTACAGGAATTATCGAACGGGAAGGAAATAGATACGTTTCTTTGTGTCCAGAGTTATATATTGCTATTCAAGGTAGTACAGTTGAGGAGGCAAGAAATAACTTAGTTGAAGCATTAGAATTATTCTTTGAAACTGCCGATCCTACTGAAATCGAAACTCGTTCTCAGGGCGAAGTTTTAGAGCAGGCAACTGTCTACCTTAAGTTTAATTTTTAAGTCAAGTCGGACGAACACAAATAACTTGAATGCTTTTAGTCCGGTAAATCGACTTTTCAGGCTTTTCATAAGTTATAAATTCTACTGCACCCGCTGATACTGCTGCGGCAACGTGTAGCGCATCCGTAGCTCCTAATTCTGACTGAGTAGATTCCTGGTAAGCTACTTCAATAATCTGTTCTACATCAGTAGCCCAGTGAGCTACCGCATCAAAATAAACATTGTAAAACTCCACCTCTTCTATACGTTGGTTGTAAATTGCTTTCGGCAAAACTTCTAATTTGAGAAACAAGCTAGAGACAAACTCTCTGTTTGGATCTATCAGGACTTGTAACGCCCTAACTGTACCAATTTCTGTACCACGAGCCGCAGCAATAAGTACTCCTGCGTCAATAAAGGTGCGAATCATTCTAATTCTTGGTATCCTCCTCGCCGTTCGGCAACTTCTCGATCGATGTCTTCATCTGTTAGCAAAGGCGCACCACTATTGATAATCTTTGTACGAATTTGTTTTAGCTTCTCTCCTAGATCAAGCTTAGGTTCTGGTGAAATAGGATGTTGAGAAGTAGAAGTTCGCCAAGATAGAAACTCTACAAAGTCAAAAACTTCTTGTTGTTTGTCTGGAGGAAGCGATCGCCATTTTTCTAGAAGTATTTGCTCTACTGTCATCACCCTATCCTCTTAATTCCGATGATTATTAGTGTATTGAATTCTCGCTCCTGCCCACTGTAATTTCTCGCGTAAAGTTTGGTAATAAGAATAGTTTTCTCGCAGAATAATGAATTTAGCGTCACAATCTGCCATTTGAATATCAACTCGCTGTCCGGGCCAAATTGCAGTTGCTAAAACGCTATCCATCCATAATTTAGTATTCAATTCGTAATCGCCCAAAGCCCACACGCTGACGACGGAACCAGGTGGTAAAACAATCGGTCGGCTGGAAAGGCTCATCGGACAGATGGGAGTCACGGTAATCGCTTTCATCCCATCGTGAATAATCGGTCCATTGGCGGAAACGGTATAGCCTGTGGAACCAGTGGGAGTCGCAATAATTAACCCATCACCCTGATATTGATCGACCACTTCCCCGTCAATTTCCATTTCTAGAATAGAGGTGATCGAGCGGTCGGCAGATGCGGGTTTAATACACATTTCATTTAATGCTAAAAAGCGATCGCTAACTCTTTCGATGTTGGTGCGATCGCCTTCATAAAGTCCCGCTTGTAACATCATCCGCCGCTGAACCGCGTATCTATCCTCCAGCAACCGATCCCAGACTTGTTCTGAATCTTTAAAACTCTCAAATGATTCGGTTAAAAAACCTAAATTTCCACCTACATTGACAGCCAAAATAGGGATTCCCTCAGCAGCTAAGTGCCTTGCAGCTGTGAGTACCGTGCCATCACCCCCTAAGACTATTGCCAAATCTATAGGCTGGATAGCTGAAGCGAGAAATACTGGATAAGGATTATCTTTGGAGCCGCTTGGACCCATCAGTATTCTACAGCCACGGTCTTCTAACTGCTGGGCGCAAATTTCTGCCCAGCGGCGACTGAGGGAATCTCCTGCTTTATGAGCGATAATGACTTGCTTTAACTGCACTCAACTACCACTTTAGTAGATTGAATTGCTCCATATCGATTGTGTCTCGGTTACGATAAATCGCTAACACAATTGCTAATCCTACAGCTGCTTCAGCCGCAGCAACGGTAATGACAAATACAGTAAAAACCTGACCCTTGATTGCTTGTGAATCTAGAAAGTTAGAAAATGCCATCAAGTTTAAATTTACGGCATTGAGTAGCAATTCAATTGACATCAATACGCGGATGGCGTTGCGACTGGTAATCAAGCCGTAGATCCCAATACAAAATAGGGCGGCGGCGAGAATGAGAAAGTACTGGAGTTGCATTTATTTCTTGGCTTGCGAGTATCTAAATCTAAGAGTTGCCTTTGGCTTGCTTGTCTTTACTTAAATTGCTGGTGCGATCGCCCGACACAGTAATAAGTTCGCGCGGACGTTCTGGCAATGTCAATACGGGTTGCTCTTTACGTGGCGAAATTGTTTGTTCTGGCAAAAATTCCCGTCGTGCCAAAATAATCGCCCCTACCATTGCCATTAATAACAAAACTGAAGCTAGTTCAAACGGTAGCAAGAAGTCGCTAAAGAAATGTTGTCCAATCGAGACGATGGAATTATTACCAGGGGTCACGCCAGTAGAATATACCCAAGGCGTTGCCAGCACCATCGTACTTAACAGCGCGAATAATCCCAAACTGACGATCGCAGTTAATGTCGGGCGTACCCAAGCATTCCGCAGTGGGGCAAAATCCTCGCGCTTATTCACCAACATAATCGCGAATAGGATCAGTACGTTCACCGCTCCGACGTAAATCAGCACCTGAGCCGTGGCAACAAAATCAGCATTCAGCAACAAGTACATTCCCGCAATACTGATAAATACCCCTGCCAATAAAAAAGCAGAGTAGACGATATTGGACAGCAGCACCACTCCCAAGGCTGCCCCAATCATCATCGCTGCTAAGATGCCAAACGAAACAATCTGTACCCCTTGTGCTATATTCACAACTCTTTATCCTTTGTCATTTGTCACTTGTTGGTTGACAGTTGACAGTTAACCGTTAACTGTCAACTATTAACTATTGAGCAGTTGTCTGCTCTTCTTGCTTGACAATTTCTTCTGGTAGCATACCAGCTCGTTTGGCATCTGCTGGCAGATCGTGCGGTTCGAGTACGCCTTTGGGCAAGTAAACGAGTTCCCGCAGTGGCGTAACCATCGGATCTTGGGTAACTTTATACGGTAAGCGACCTAGAGCTACGTTATCGTAGTTGAGTTCGTGGCGATCGTAGGTACAGAGGTCGTATTCTTCTGTCATGGATAGACAGTTTGTCGGGCAGTATTCCACGCAGTTACCGCAGAAAATACAAACGCCAAAATCAATACTGTAGTGGTTGAGTTTTTTCTTTTTCGATGGTTTGTCAAATTCCCAATCGACTACAGGTAGGTTAATCGGACAAACACGAACGCACACCTCACAAGCAATACACTTATCAAATTCAAAGTGAATTCTGCCGCGAAAGCGTTCCGAGGGAATCAGTCTTTCGTAGGGGTACTGGACTGTAATCGGTCGCCGCTGCATGTGGTCGAAGGTTACTGCTAGCCCTTGACCGATATAGCGAGCTGCTTGAACTGATTCTTTGGC harbors:
- a CDS encoding ParA family protein, whose protein sequence is MARQPKIIVVANGKGGVGKTTTSMALAGILAEHYKVLAVDADVQGSFSWWVDRGEQKMDFDLVQETDPLLLGKLKQIEEYELVVVDTPPALNSESLAAAIAAADYLLLPTPPAPMDLAILVETVRRAVVPSGVAHRVLLTRVDPRSWTDAQAAQNTLKELGIPACKTVIRAYKAHERAALDGVPIVQWRGKHAKEAQLDYRKVADEMERDWRKLW
- a CDS encoding serine/threonine-protein kinase; the encoded protein is MSYCLNPSCQKPLNPKGTPFCHSCGKEIQPLLRYRYQIVRQLGSGGFGRTFLAEDTDKLNEPCVVKQLVSQFPGTRAWQKANELFQEEAQRLQQLGEHPQIPALYAYFEQDNYLYLVQQLIVGQTLQQEVEQHGIFSEEQIWQLLSDLLPVLQFIHAHHVIHRDLKPENIIRRQSDGKPVLIDFGISKQLSATAIASPGTSIGSFGYASLEQMNIGDAYPASDLYSLGVTCFYLLTQIHPSQLWTEKGYSWVTDWRQYLKTPISHKLERVLDKLLQKDFLQRYQHADEVLRDFSDRIQLSVDPATIETQLPSSEIGSIRADSTPTEQLSSTGKRLQRDRTHPPPTLVPPQRLQKRLLAGGIILLLGLVGYGYWYLNRISTIAGHTGEVNTIDFSPDGQKFASGSDDKTIKIWNFSDRRELNTLKGHTNWVYSVAISPDSQTLVSGSKDNTVKVWNLNTGRELRSLKGHASYVDTVAISPDGQKFASGSYDKTIKIWNLKTGEELRTLRGHAAEVLSVAISPDVLKLASSSTDRTIKIWNFHTGQEIFTLRGHTGDVNSLAFSPTGQELASVSDDRSIKIWNPNTGREIRTLTGHSADVNFVAFSPDGQKIATGSDDKTIRVWNLITGETLATLRGHSAPVWSVAFSRDGQTLVSGSADKTIAFWHLSP
- a CDS encoding type II toxin-antitoxin system HicB family antitoxin, yielding MLSSSDYKLLIKDYVKSLKTFIGSIIETPSDSIIDFSIFMKQMRQFTGIIEREGNRYVSLCPELYIAIQGSTVEEARNNLVEALELFFETADPTEIETRSQGEVLEQATVYLKFNF
- a CDS encoding PIN domain-containing protein; translation: MIRTFIDAGVLIAAARGTEIGTVRALQVLIDPNREFVSSLFLKLEVLPKAIYNQRIEEVEFYNVYFDAVAHWATDVEQIIEVAYQESTQSELGATDALHVAAAVSAGAVEFITYEKPEKSIYRTKSIQVICVRPT
- a CDS encoding DUF2281 domain-containing protein; translation: MTVEQILLEKWRSLPPDKQQEVFDFVEFLSWRTSTSQHPISPEPKLDLGEKLKQIRTKIINSGAPLLTDEDIDREVAERRGGYQELE
- a CDS encoding NAD(+) kinase; this translates as MQLKQVIIAHKAGDSLSRRWAEICAQQLEDRGCRILMGPSGSKDNPYPVFLASAIQPIDLAIVLGGDGTVLTAARHLAAEGIPILAVNVGGNLGFLTESFESFKDSEQVWDRLLEDRYAVQRRMMLQAGLYEGDRTNIERVSDRFLALNEMCIKPASADRSITSILEMEIDGEVVDQYQGDGLIIATPTGSTGYTVSANGPIIHDGMKAITVTPICPMSLSSRPIVLPPGSVVSVWALGDYELNTKLWMDSVLATAIWPGQRVDIQMADCDAKFIILRENYSYYQTLREKLQWAGARIQYTNNHRN
- the nuoK gene encoding NADH-quinone oxidoreductase subunit NuoK; protein product: MQLQYFLILAAALFCIGIYGLITSRNAIRVLMSIELLLNAVNLNLMAFSNFLDSQAIKGQVFTVFVITVAAAEAAVGLAIVLAIYRNRDTIDMEQFNLLKW
- a CDS encoding NADH-quinone oxidoreductase subunit J, with amino-acid sequence MNIAQGVQIVSFGILAAMMIGAALGVVLLSNIVYSAFLLAGVFISIAGMYLLLNADFVATAQVLIYVGAVNVLILFAIMLVNKREDFAPLRNAWVRPTLTAIVSLGLFALLSTMVLATPWVYSTGVTPGNNSIVSIGQHFFSDFLLPFELASVLLLMAMVGAIILARREFLPEQTISPRKEQPVLTLPERPRELITVSGDRTSNLSKDKQAKGNS
- the ndhI gene encoding NAD(P)H-quinone oxidoreductase subunit I, encoding MLKFLKQIGDYAKESVQAARYIGQGLAVTFDHMQRRPITVQYPYERLIPSERFRGRIHFEFDKCIACEVCVRVCPINLPVVDWEFDKPSKKKKLNHYSIDFGVCIFCGNCVEYCPTNCLSMTEEYDLCTYDRHELNYDNVALGRLPYKVTQDPMVTPLRELVYLPKGVLEPHDLPADAKRAGMLPEEIVKQEEQTTAQ